A genomic window from Populus alba chromosome 19, ASM523922v2, whole genome shotgun sequence includes:
- the LOC118052613 gene encoding probable LRR receptor-like serine/threonine-protein kinase At1g07650, whose translation MSILRMNNSQLYTKARLTPLSLTYHVRCLVNGNYNVKLHFAEIVMRDNRSFYSLGRRIFDVYIQDRIVLKDFDIEKAAQGVDKVYIHNSTAKVIDTALEIRLHWAGKGTTTSPKIGIYGPLISPIDIESEFKPPTKGKRKKLIVAGSVVLLLFLVFILLSVLWWKGYLGGRKSRDQELVGLDLVTGIFTFKQIKAATNDFDPANKLGEGGFGVVYKGVLSDGTIIAVKQLSAKSKQGNREFVNEIGMISALQHPNLVRLYGCCINGKQLLLVYEYMENNSLAHVLYGKKEGQLNLDWPTRQRICVDIAKGLAFLHEESTLKIVHRDIKTTNVLLDGNMNAKISDFGMAKLDEEDNTHISTRVAGTMGYMAPEYALYGRLTYKADVYSFGIVALEIVAGMSNMSFQHNESFVCLLDWALSLQQNGDIMELVDPRLGSAFKKKEAARMIKVALLCTIQSPALRPTMSAIVRMLEGKGDVQELVVDPSTFGDSLRFKSFRGNSQSFQGNSDQSSVLSIDETRSLVRSSDRTWDGPSSSSAQDLYPDH comes from the exons ATGTCCATACTAAGAATGAACAACTCTCAACTGTACACAAAAGCTCGCCTCACTCCTTTGTCTCTCACATACCACGTGCGTTGTCTTGTTAATGGGAATTACAATGTGAAGCTTCACTTTGCTGAAATAGTAATGAGGGACAACAGATCCTTCTATAGTCTTGGAAGACGGATATTTGATGTTTATATTCAG GACAGAATTGTGTTGAAGGATTTTGATATTGAAAAGGCAGCCCAAGGGGTAGATAAGGTATACATTCATAATTCTACAGCGAAAGTTATAGATACAGCTTTAGAGATCCGCCTTCATTGGGCTGGGAAAGGGACAACAACGTCACCGAAAATTGGAATATACGGTCCACTAATATCGCCCATTGATATAGAATCAG AATTCAAGCCTCCTACGAAAGGCAAGAGGAAGAAGCTCATTGTGGCTGGGTCTGTGGTGTTGCTGTTGTTCCTCGTTTTCATACTTCTATCCGTGCTTTGGTGGAAAGGTTATCTGGGAGGAAGGAAATCAAGGGATCAAG AACTTGTTGGGCTAGATCTGGTAACTGGTATCTTTACCTTCAAACAAATCAAAGCTGCAACAAATGACTTTGATCCAGCAAACAAACTTGGAGAAGGTGGTTTTGGCGTTGTCTACAAA GGAGTACTATCAGATGGTACTATAATAGCAGTTAAGCAGCTATCAGCAAAATCAAAGCAAGGAAATCGTGAATTTGTGAACGAAATAGGCATGATTTCTGCTTTGCAACACCCAAATCTTGTTAGATTGTATGGATGTTGCATCAATGGGAAGCAACTACTACTGGTTTATGAATACATGGAAAACAATAGCCTTGCGCATGTTTTGTACG GCAAAAAGGAGGGCCAACTAAATCTAGACTGGCCTACAAGGCAGAGGATTTGTGTTGATATAGCAAAAGGTCTAGCTTTCCTGCACGAGGAGTCCACACTCAAAATTGTTCACAGAGACATAAAAACTACCAATGTTCTCCTTGACGGGAACATGAATGccaaaatatctgattttggcATGGCAAAGCTTGACGAGGAGGACAACACCCATATCTCCACCAGAGTTGCTGGAACAAT GGGATACATGGCACCAGAATATGCTTTATATGGTCGCTTGACCTACAAGGCAGATGTTTACAGTTTCGGTATTGTCGCACTGGAAATTGTTGCTGGGATGAGCAACATGAGCTTCCAACATAATGAAAGTTTCGTATGCCTCCTAGATTGG GCGCTGAGTTTACAACAAAATGGAGACATAATGGAGCTTGTTGATCCAAGATTAGGGTCTGCCTTCAAGAAGAAAGAAGCAGCTAGGATGATTAAAGTAGCACTGCTATGCACAATTCAATCTCCCGCACTTAGACCTACAATGTCTGCCATAGTAAGAATGCTTGAAGGAAAGGGTGATGTTCAGGAATTAGTCGTGGATCCAAGTACATTTGGCGATTCATTGAGGTTTAAGAGCTTCCGAGGCAACTCTCAGAGTTTCCAAGGCAACTCTGATCAATCTTCAGTCCTGAGTATCGACGAAACTCGGTCCCTCGTGCGTTCATCAGATAGAACATGGGATGgtccttcatcttcatcagcCCAGGATCTGTATCCTGATCATTAA